The proteins below are encoded in one region of bacterium:
- a CDS encoding multidrug efflux RND transporter permease subunit has product MSHFFINRPIVAMVISIVMVIIGVISMVQLPIAQFPNIAPPEIQLSATYVGADALTVEQSVATPIEQQMQGVDGMIYMYSTNASTGAMTLKVDFDVGTNVNTDQILTQMRYLQAESQLPVDVRNYGVTIKTSTTSPLALFSLYSPNDTYDALFLSNYATININDPMSRLPGIGQVQIFGAGQYAMRFWLDPDTLSKLGITVTEILDALNKQNTVNPAGQIGGEPVPPGQQFTYTVRAQGRLVDEEEFGNIVVRANVDGSLVRMRDVARIELGAQSYTVIGRLNGKPAAIIAIYQLPGSNALDAMHRAKALMEEAKTRFPADLDYVVSLDTTLAVSEGIDEIVKTLFEALVLVIIVVFVFLQGFRATLIPLLAVPVSLVGTFAIFPLLGFSINTLSLFGLVLAIGIVVDDAIVVVEAVEHHIENGLSPRDAAFKAMDQVSGPVVAIALILTAVFVPTAFIPGITGSLYQQFAVTIAVSVVISAFNALSLSPALAALLLRPRKEARGPLGVFFRWFNRVFGRATDGYVNWSHHLIRHAGMAMLLLAGLAVLAGFFGSRLPASFLPDEDQGYFYMNVQLPNAASLQRTDATCRQIEQILAATDGVQSYNTVVGFSLLSGVNTTYNGFYFVTLAPWAERDPKGRTADVIMREINAKLYMLPEAQAFAFPPPAIPGVGTSGGATFMLEDRSGSTIDFLAANTNRFLEAARQRPEFASVTTTFIPSVPQVFAAVDRDKVLKQGVDLSAVYKTLQAFMGGSFVNYFNRFGRVWQVYVQAEGKARTNAENVGLFYVLNKERQQVPLSTLVDMQSINGPEFTLRYNAYRAAQINAITKPGFSSGQAMAALEAVFRETQPNEMGFDYMGMSFQEQVAAQGVSPMLIFGFSLLMVFLILAAQYESWSLPFSVLLGVPIAVFGAFFAVWLRAYENNVYVQIGLVMLIGLAAKNAILIVEFCKDEYEKGTPLIDAALAGARLRLRPILMTAFAFILGVVPLAIASGAGAMSRRMLGTAVIGGMTAASLIAIFIIPVSFYVVERLSRRSEDAGSENAPAAPPPA; this is encoded by the coding sequence ATGTCGCACTTCTTCATCAATCGCCCCATCGTGGCGATGGTCATCTCGATCGTCATGGTGATCATCGGGGTGATCTCGATGGTGCAACTGCCGATCGCGCAGTTCCCCAACATCGCCCCGCCGGAGATCCAGCTCTCGGCGACCTACGTCGGCGCCGACGCGCTGACGGTCGAGCAGTCGGTCGCGACCCCCATCGAACAGCAGATGCAGGGCGTCGACGGCATGATCTACATGTACTCGACCAACGCCAGCACCGGGGCGATGACGCTGAAGGTGGACTTCGACGTCGGCACCAACGTCAATACCGACCAGATCCTGACGCAGATGCGCTACCTGCAGGCGGAGTCGCAACTGCCGGTCGACGTCCGCAACTACGGCGTCACCATCAAGACCTCGACCACCAGCCCGCTGGCGCTGTTCTCGCTCTATTCGCCGAACGACACCTACGACGCGCTGTTCCTCTCGAACTACGCCACCATCAACATCAACGATCCGATGTCGCGCCTGCCCGGCATCGGCCAGGTGCAGATCTTCGGCGCCGGCCAGTACGCGATGCGCTTCTGGCTCGATCCGGACACCCTGTCGAAGCTCGGCATCACCGTCACCGAGATCCTCGACGCGCTGAACAAGCAGAACACCGTCAATCCCGCCGGCCAGATCGGCGGCGAGCCGGTGCCGCCGGGGCAGCAGTTCACCTACACGGTGCGCGCCCAGGGCCGCCTGGTGGACGAGGAGGAGTTCGGCAACATCGTCGTCCGCGCCAACGTCGACGGCTCGCTCGTGCGCATGCGCGACGTGGCGCGCATCGAGCTCGGCGCCCAGAGCTACACGGTCATCGGCCGCCTCAACGGCAAGCCGGCGGCGATCATCGCCATCTACCAGCTCCCCGGCAGCAATGCGCTCGATGCCATGCACCGCGCCAAGGCGCTGATGGAGGAGGCGAAGACGCGGTTCCCCGCCGACCTCGACTACGTCGTCTCGCTCGACACCACGCTGGCGGTGAGCGAGGGCATCGACGAGATCGTCAAGACGCTGTTCGAGGCGTTGGTCCTGGTGATCATCGTCGTCTTCGTGTTTCTCCAGGGCTTTCGCGCCACGTTGATTCCGCTGCTCGCGGTCCCGGTCTCGCTGGTCGGCACCTTCGCGATCTTCCCGCTGCTCGGGTTCTCCATCAACACGCTGTCGCTGTTCGGCCTGGTGCTGGCGATCGGCATCGTCGTCGACGACGCGATCGTCGTCGTCGAGGCGGTCGAGCACCACATCGAGAACGGGCTCTCGCCGCGCGACGCCGCCTTCAAGGCGATGGACCAGGTGTCGGGACCGGTGGTGGCGATCGCCCTCATTCTGACGGCCGTGTTCGTGCCGACGGCGTTCATTCCCGGCATCACCGGCAGTCTCTACCAGCAGTTCGCCGTCACCATCGCGGTGTCGGTGGTGATCTCGGCCTTCAACGCCCTGTCGCTCAGCCCGGCGCTGGCGGCGCTGCTGCTGCGCCCGCGGAAGGAGGCGCGCGGTCCGCTCGGCGTCTTCTTCCGCTGGTTCAACCGCGTCTTCGGGCGGGCCACCGACGGGTACGTCAACTGGTCGCATCACCTCATCCGTCACGCCGGCATGGCCATGCTGCTGCTGGCCGGCCTCGCCGTGCTCGCCGGCTTCTTCGGCAGCCGGCTCCCGGCCAGCTTCCTGCCGGATGAGGACCAGGGCTATTTCTACATGAACGTGCAGTTGCCGAACGCGGCATCGCTGCAGCGCACCGACGCCACCTGCCGCCAGATCGAGCAGATCTTGGCCGCGACCGACGGCGTGCAGAGCTACAACACCGTCGTCGGCTTCAGCCTGCTGAGCGGCGTCAACACGACGTACAACGGCTTCTACTTCGTCACCCTGGCGCCGTGGGCGGAGCGCGATCCGAAGGGGCGCACCGCCGACGTGATCATGCGCGAGATCAACGCCAAGCTGTACATGCTGCCCGAGGCGCAGGCCTTCGCGTTCCCGCCGCCGGCGATCCCCGGCGTCGGCACCTCCGGCGGCGCGACGTTCATGCTCGAGGACCGCTCCGGCAGCACCATCGACTTCCTGGCGGCGAACACCAACCGCTTCCTCGAGGCGGCGCGGCAACGGCCGGAGTTCGCCTCGGTGACGACGACCTTCATCCCCAGCGTGCCGCAGGTCTTCGCCGCGGTCGACCGCGACAAGGTGCTCAAGCAGGGCGTCGACCTGAGCGCGGTCTACAAGACCCTGCAGGCCTTCATGGGCGGCTCGTTCGTGAACTATTTCAATCGCTTCGGCCGCGTCTGGCAGGTGTACGTGCAGGCCGAGGGCAAGGCGCGCACGAACGCCGAGAACGTCGGGCTCTTCTACGTGCTGAACAAGGAACGCCAGCAGGTGCCGCTGTCGACCCTGGTCGACATGCAGAGCATCAACGGCCCGGAATTCACGCTGCGCTACAACGCCTACCGCGCCGCCCAGATCAACGCCATCACCAAGCCGGGGTTCAGCTCCGGGCAGGCGATGGCGGCGCTGGAGGCGGTCTTCCGCGAGACCCAGCCGAACGAGATGGGCTTCGACTACATGGGCATGTCGTTCCAGGAGCAGGTGGCGGCGCAGGGCGTGTCGCCGATGCTGATCTTCGGCTTCTCGCTGCTCATGGTGTTCCTCATCCTGGCGGCGCAGTACGAGAGCTGGTCGCTGCCGTTCAGCGTCCTGCTCGGCGTGCCGATCGCCGTGTTCGGCGCCTTCTTCGCGGTCTGGCTGCGCGCCTACGAGAACAACGTCTACGTGCAGATCGGTCTGGTCATGCTGATCGGCCTGGCGGCCAAGAACGCCATCCTCATCGTCGAGTTCTGCAAGGACGAGTACGAGAAGGGGACGCCGCTGATCGACGCCGCGCTGGCCGGCGCCCGGCTGCGCCTGCGGCCGATCCTGATGACCGCCTTCGCGTTCATCCTCGGCGTCGTGCCGCTGGCGATCGCCAGCGGCGCCGGCGCCATGTCGCGGCGCATGCTCGGCACCGCGGTCATCGGCGGCATGACCGCCGCGTCGCTGATCGCCATCTTCATCATCCCGGTGAGCTTCTACGTGGTCGAACGCCTGTCGCGGCGCAGCGAGGACGCCGGATCCGAGAACGCGCCCGCCGCGCCGCCGCCGGCCTGA
- a CDS encoding efflux RND transporter periplasmic adaptor subunit, producing the protein MRRLRQTCYGLAVVAVAGLAACGKSQEAAAPPAMDVQVVAVAEKDVPVWQEWIGTLTGYINAEIRPQVKGYLLAKAYEEGSVVQTGQLLFQIDPREFQAQLDQWRGALAQAQAALVKTQLDVARYTPLAKEGAVSQQELDNAVQANQANLAAVESAKAQVEQAKLNLGWTKVMSPITGVSGIAIAQVGDLVEPTTKLTTVSQLDPIKAVFPVSEQDYLRYRRAHPRETDPGTDTDPARKDKLELYTADGGLYPYRGTVSVVGREVDPRTGTITLEALFPNPNNVLRPGGYAKVRANIDTLPKALVIPQRAVQDMQGTALVAVVGADDVVEMRPVTLGPLIGIDQVVQSGLAAGERVVAEGLQKIRAGAKVNPRPWTPPPTPSPKPAG; encoded by the coding sequence ATGCGACGACTTCGTCAGACCTGCTACGGCCTGGCGGTGGTCGCCGTCGCCGGGTTGGCGGCCTGTGGCAAGAGCCAGGAGGCCGCGGCGCCGCCCGCCATGGACGTGCAGGTGGTGGCGGTGGCGGAGAAGGACGTGCCGGTCTGGCAGGAATGGATCGGCACCCTGACCGGCTACATCAACGCCGAGATCCGCCCGCAGGTGAAGGGCTATCTGCTGGCCAAGGCCTACGAGGAGGGCTCGGTGGTGCAGACCGGGCAGCTCCTGTTCCAGATCGATCCGCGGGAATTCCAGGCCCAGCTCGACCAGTGGCGCGGCGCGCTGGCGCAGGCGCAGGCGGCGCTGGTGAAGACCCAGCTCGACGTCGCCCGTTACACGCCGCTGGCCAAGGAAGGCGCGGTGAGCCAGCAGGAGCTCGACAACGCCGTGCAGGCCAACCAGGCCAACCTGGCGGCGGTCGAGTCGGCCAAGGCGCAGGTCGAGCAGGCGAAGCTCAACCTCGGCTGGACCAAGGTGATGTCGCCGATCACCGGCGTCTCGGGCATTGCCATTGCCCAGGTCGGCGACCTGGTCGAGCCGACGACGAAGCTGACGACGGTCTCGCAGCTCGATCCGATCAAGGCCGTGTTCCCGGTGAGCGAGCAGGACTACCTGCGCTACCGGCGCGCCCACCCGCGCGAAACCGATCCGGGCACCGACACCGATCCGGCACGCAAGGACAAGCTCGAGCTCTACACCGCCGACGGCGGCCTCTATCCATACCGCGGGACGGTGAGCGTCGTCGGCCGCGAGGTCGACCCGCGCACCGGCACGATCACGCTCGAGGCCCTGTTCCCGAACCCGAACAACGTCCTCCGCCCCGGCGGGTACGCCAAGGTGCGGGCGAACATCGACACGCTGCCCAAGGCGCTGGTCATCCCGCAGCGCGCCGTGCAGGACATGCAGGGCACGGCGCTGGTGGCGGTGGTCGGCGCCGACGACGTGGTCGAGATGCGGCCGGTGACGCTCGGGCCGCTGATCGGCATCGACCAGGTGGTGCAGTCCGGGCTCGCCGCCGGCGAGCGGGTGGTCGCGGAGGGGCTGCAGAAGATCCGCGCCGGGGCGAAGGTCAACCCCCGCCCCTGGACGCCGCCGCCGACCCCGTCGCCGAAGCCCGCCGGCTGA
- a CDS encoding aldehyde dehydrogenase family protein, with translation MSHALQFYIDGRWVDPITPRTLAVIDPATEEAIAQISLGSAADVDRAVAAARAAFESFSRATREERVALLERIVAAYQARLGDLAQTISREMGAPLWLAKGAQAPAGLAHFQQTLAVLKDYPFSEQRGTTRLVREPVGVCGLITPWNWPVNQIACKVAPALAAGCTMVLKPSEIAPLSAVIVAEILDAAGVPPGVFNLVQGDGPSVGAAIAGHPDIDMVSFTGSTRAGVQVAKAAADTVKRVAQELGGKSANIILDDADLPRAVQAGVKACFTNSGQSCNAPTRMLVPRAQLAEAVAAARAAAEAVVVGDPAAADTTIGPVVSAAQFDKIQRLIEAGIREGAELVAGGPGRPPGLARGYYVRPTVFANVRNDMTIAREEIFGPVLSILPYDDEEQAIRIANDTPYGLSGYVQSGDPAHALRVAARLRTGNVHLNGARADFAAPFGGYKQSGNGREWGEYGFEEFLEVKAIMGAAA, from the coding sequence ATGTCGCACGCGCTCCAGTTCTACATCGACGGTCGCTGGGTGGATCCGATCACGCCGCGCACGTTGGCGGTGATCGACCCGGCGACCGAGGAAGCGATCGCGCAGATCAGCCTCGGCAGCGCCGCCGACGTCGATCGCGCCGTGGCCGCGGCGCGCGCCGCCTTCGAGAGCTTCTCGCGCGCGACCCGGGAGGAACGCGTCGCGCTGCTGGAACGCATCGTGGCGGCCTACCAGGCGCGGCTCGGCGATCTCGCGCAGACGATCTCGCGCGAGATGGGCGCGCCGCTCTGGCTGGCGAAGGGCGCCCAGGCGCCGGCCGGCCTCGCCCACTTTCAGCAGACGCTGGCGGTGCTGAAGGACTACCCGTTCAGCGAGCAGCGCGGCACGACCCGCCTGGTGCGCGAGCCGGTGGGCGTCTGCGGCCTGATCACGCCGTGGAACTGGCCGGTGAACCAGATCGCCTGCAAGGTCGCGCCGGCCCTCGCCGCCGGCTGCACGATGGTGCTGAAGCCGAGCGAGATCGCGCCGCTGAGCGCGGTGATCGTCGCCGAGATCCTCGACGCCGCCGGCGTCCCGCCCGGCGTCTTCAACCTGGTGCAGGGCGACGGGCCGTCGGTGGGCGCGGCGATCGCCGGCCATCCGGACATCGACATGGTGTCGTTCACCGGCTCCACCCGCGCCGGCGTGCAGGTGGCCAAGGCGGCCGCCGACACCGTCAAGCGCGTCGCCCAGGAGCTCGGCGGCAAGTCGGCGAACATCATCCTCGACGACGCCGACCTGCCGCGCGCCGTGCAGGCGGGCGTCAAGGCCTGCTTCACCAACAGCGGCCAGTCCTGCAACGCGCCGACCCGCATGCTGGTGCCGCGCGCCCAGCTCGCCGAGGCGGTGGCGGCGGCGCGCGCCGCCGCCGAGGCGGTGGTGGTCGGCGATCCGGCGGCGGCCGACACCACCATCGGACCGGTGGTGAGCGCGGCGCAGTTCGACAAGATCCAGCGCCTGATCGAGGCCGGCATCCGCGAGGGCGCCGAGCTGGTCGCCGGCGGGCCGGGCCGGCCGCCGGGACTGGCGCGCGGCTACTACGTGCGGCCGACGGTCTTCGCCAACGTCCGCAACGACATGACCATCGCCCGCGAGGAGATCTTCGGCCCGGTGCTGTCGATCCTCCCCTACGACGACGAGGAGCAGGCGATCCGCATCGCCAACGACACCCCCTACGGCCTCTCCGGCTACGTCCAGTCCGGCGACCCGGCGCACGCCCTGCGCGTCGCCGCCCGACTGCGCACCGGCAACGTGCACCTCAACGGCGCCCGCGCCGATTTCGCCGCCCCCTTCGGCGGCTACAAGCAGTCCGGCAACGGTCGCGAGTGGGGCGAATACGGCTTCGAGGAGTTCCTCGAGGTCAAGGCGATCATGGGCGCCGCCGCCTGA
- a CDS encoding SulP family inorganic anion transporter, which produces MSVLALRLLPILAWARTYRRQWLRADLVAGLTTAAVVVPKAMAYATVAGLPVEVGLYTALAPMVIYALLGTSRALSVSTTTTLAILAGTDLASAVPDGDAAALLAATATLAVLVGAILALAAVLRLGFVASFISEPVLIGFKAGIGVVIVVDQVPKLLGLHIAGAPFLQKLAAVVAHLPQTSLPTLALGAAMIAVLVVLEHRWPRLPAPLIAVALGIAAAALLAARFGIELVGHIPQGLPAFTPPRLDLVEVLWPGALGIALMSFTETIAAGRAFAGRDEPRPDANQELLASGLANAVGGLLGAMPAGGGTSQTAVNRLAGARTQLAALVTAAATVATLLLLAPLIGRMPQATLAAVVIVYSLGLVQLADFRAILATRRMEFTWAVVAFAGVVLLGTLKGILVAIILSMVALSYQAARPRVYMLGRKRGTDVFRPLSPEHPDDEIVPGLLVVQPQGRIFFANAQHIGEQIMTLIDAASPRVVALEMSAVPDIEYSALKMLSDGEERLRERGIALWLVALTPEALGMVQRSPLGRALGRERLLFTLAQTVEQFRALVR; this is translated from the coding sequence ATGTCCGTCCTGGCCCTCCGCCTGCTGCCGATCCTCGCCTGGGCGCGCACCTACCGGCGGCAGTGGCTGCGGGCCGATCTGGTCGCCGGCCTGACCACCGCCGCGGTGGTGGTCCCGAAGGCCATGGCCTACGCCACCGTCGCCGGGCTGCCGGTCGAGGTCGGGCTCTACACGGCGCTGGCCCCGATGGTCATCTACGCCCTCCTCGGCACCTCGCGCGCGCTCAGCGTCAGCACGACCACCACGCTGGCGATCCTCGCCGGCACCGACCTGGCGAGCGCCGTCCCGGACGGCGACGCGGCGGCGCTGCTGGCCGCCACCGCGACTCTGGCGGTGCTGGTGGGCGCCATCCTCGCCCTGGCGGCGGTGCTCCGCCTGGGCTTCGTCGCCAGCTTCATCTCCGAGCCGGTGCTGATCGGCTTCAAGGCCGGCATCGGGGTGGTGATCGTCGTCGACCAGGTGCCAAAGCTGCTCGGCCTGCACATCGCGGGCGCGCCGTTCCTGCAGAAGCTGGCGGCGGTGGTCGCCCACCTGCCGCAGACCTCGCTCCCGACGCTGGCCCTCGGCGCGGCGATGATCGCCGTCCTGGTGGTGCTCGAGCACCGCTGGCCACGCCTGCCGGCGCCGCTGATCGCCGTCGCCCTCGGCATCGCCGCGGCGGCGCTGCTGGCGGCGCGCTTCGGCATCGAGCTGGTCGGGCACATCCCGCAGGGTCTGCCGGCCTTCACGCCGCCGCGCCTCGACCTGGTCGAGGTGCTCTGGCCGGGCGCCCTCGGCATCGCGCTCATGAGCTTCACCGAGACGATCGCCGCCGGCCGCGCTTTCGCCGGCCGCGACGAGCCGCGGCCCGACGCCAACCAGGAGCTGCTCGCGAGCGGTCTCGCGAACGCCGTCGGCGGCCTGCTGGGCGCCATGCCGGCCGGCGGCGGAACCTCGCAGACGGCGGTGAACCGCCTCGCCGGCGCGCGCACCCAGCTCGCGGCGCTGGTCACCGCCGCGGCCACCGTCGCCACCCTGCTGTTGCTGGCGCCGCTGATCGGCCGCATGCCGCAGGCGACGCTCGCCGCCGTCGTCATCGTCTACTCGCTCGGCCTCGTCCAGCTCGCCGACTTCCGCGCCATCCTCGCCACCCGGCGGATGGAGTTCACCTGGGCGGTGGTGGCGTTCGCCGGCGTCGTCCTCCTCGGCACCCTGAAGGGCATCCTGGTCGCCATCATCCTCTCGATGGTGGCGCTGTCGTACCAGGCGGCGCGGCCGCGCGTGTACATGCTCGGCCGCAAGCGCGGAACGGACGTGTTCCGGCCGCTCTCGCCGGAGCACCCCGACGACGAGATCGTGCCCGGCCTGCTGGTGGTCCAGCCGCAGGGCCGCATCTTCTTCGCCAACGCGCAGCACATCGGCGAGCAGATCATGACCCTGATCGACGCCGCCTCGCCACGCGTCGTGGCGCTCGAGATGAGCGCCGTGCCCGACATCGAGTACTCGGCGCTGAAGATGCTCAGCGACGGCGAGGAGCGCCTGCGCGAACGCGGCATCGCCCTGTGGCTGGTGGCGCTGACGCCGGAGGCGCTCGGCATGGTGCAGCGCTCGCCACTCGGCCGCGCCCTGGGTCGCGAGCGGCTGCTGTTCACGCTCGCCCAGACGGTCGAGCAGTTTCGCGCCCTGGTCCGCTGA